The Aphelocoma coerulescens isolate FSJ_1873_10779 chromosome 2, UR_Acoe_1.0, whole genome shotgun sequence genome contains a region encoding:
- the DEK gene encoding protein DEK: MSSVDSSKEDTMSSEKTDEKQPETENKAEESDEDEEEEEEEEEEEKEKSLIVEGKREKKKVDRLTMQVSSLQKEPFTITPGKGQKLCEIERIQFFLSKKKTDELRNLHKLLYNRPGTVASLKKNVGQFSGFPFEKGSDQYKKKEEMLKKFRNAMLKSICEVLDLERSGVNSELVTRILNFLMHPKSSGKPLPKSKKPQSKGGKKERSSSGTTRKAKRTKCPEILSDESSSEEDEKKEKDESSEEKESEDEPPRKATKREKSKKITSKTKKAVKGANVKKADSSTTKKNQNSSRKESESEDSSDDEPLIKKLKKPPTDEELKETVKNLLANANLEEVTMKQICKEVYEKYPSYDLSDRKDFIKKTVKELIS; the protein is encoded by the exons ATGTCTTCTGTTGATTCATCAAAAGAAGATACAATGTCCTCAGAAAAAACAGATGAGAAACAAcctgaaactgaaaacaaagctgaggaaagtgatgaagatgaagaagaggaagaggaggaagaggaagaagaaaagg AAAAGAGTCTCATTGTtgaaggaaaaagggagaagaagaaggttGACCGACTGACCATGCAAGTATCCTCACTGCAGAAGGAACCTTTTACAATTACACCGG gaaaagGACAAAAACTCTGTGAAATTGAGAGGATACAGTTCTTTCTGAGTAAAAAGAAGACAGACGAACTTAGGAACCTGCACAAACTCCTCTACAACAGGCCGGGCACT GTTGCATCCCTAAAGAAGAATGTGGGTCAGTTCAGTGGGTTTCCATTTGAAAAAGGAAGTGACCAAtataaaaagaaggaagaaatgttaaaaaa aTTTAGAAATGCAATGTTGAAAAGTATCTGTGAAGTTCTTGACTTGGAAAGATCAGGAGTTAATAGTGAGCTGGTAACCAGAATATTAAACTTCCTAATGCACCCAAAATCTTCAGGCAAG CCATTGCCAAAgtccaaaaaaccacaaagcaaaGGTGGCAAGAAAGAGCGCAGTAGCTCTGGAAcaacaagaaaagcaaaacgCACCAAGTGCCCAGAGATCTTGTCAGATGAATCCAGTAGTGAAGAAgatgaaaagaaggaaaaggatgagtcttcagaagaaaaagaaagtgaagaTGAG CCCCCTAGAAAAGCaactaaaagagaaaaatctaaaAAGATTACTTCTAAAACTAAGAAAGCTGTGAAGGGTGCAAATGTCAagaaggcagacagcagcaCTACTAAGAAAAATCAGAACAGTTCTAGAAAAG AAAGTGAGTCTGAGGATAGTTCAGATGATGAgcctttaattaaaaaactgaAGAAACCACCCACAGATGAAGAACTGAAGGAAACTGTCAAGAATTTGTTGGCCAATGCAAATTTGGAGGAGGTTACAATGAAACAAATCTGCAAAGAG